The region TTTCTGCACCTTGGAAATCCGTTCATCGTGTACGAGACACACGGGAAAACTTTATCGTCTCTTTAAATTTCAACGAAGCGATCATTTTCGCGCCTCtctcataattattaattcgctCGCCGTCGAAATGGAGAGGATCACAAGCTTGGAAGTTCCAGATCtccacaataaaaaaatacattgatTATTCGCTCCGGTAATAAAGATAGCAATTAATATCtagtaatattaaatcaatcataaatgttttgttcaaattaacaatttatgaaTTGTTTCATATTACTAAATCCATTAATCACACTGCACGCACTTTGGATTCCCATGTAAATTGCACGAAGATATCCAAAAAGATACGACGATGTGTAATTTGCTGGTGATATATAGGCGCTAAATTATTGCGAGGCCATGCATCGGTGCTGATTAACGATGGCAAATAATTACGACGTGGCGCATCCCCGAGACCGTTCGGTTAATTTGCGATCGACGATCGGCCGATCAATTTCCGGACTTCACCCGTTTCCGATACACCTGTCCGCGTCGAAGCGAGAGCTCTCACGAGAGAAACGAGCTCGACGCATAAATCACGGGGGCCGGACTTTCTAGCCATTAGCGACAGCTCTAGCGATGAGCGCTACCGCCTGCCTAGAGCCATCAAGCAACATGCTCGATGGCCTATTCGTCTTGAAGAGCAAGCTTTAGCACTTTGCGGTTTAGCTATAAATGCTCATAACGTCGACAAGATTTTTTTCAGGTATCCTTTGATTTATTGGAAAGCCATTAGAAATCTTAATATAGAACGTTTCAATATTGGCATACAAACAGCATCATAAAATGCTGAAATTAATCACGCggataaaatgagaaatttttaataaaaattaatttcttaattctgACATACTTGAAAAATCTTCTGAAAGAAGAGATTAATGGTGCTTCGTGTTAATAATATAGACAACCTAAGATCTAATGATGTGGCTGATAATATAAAGAACCATAGgatatgagaaatattttttatgatgtatgataaaaagtaaataagactattatagataaattaaatgactATAAGGTATTAACTTGAAATAGATTTTagttttacagaaaaagagaaggaaaggaaTTCTTGTCGATAATTAAAGTATGCCGTATGCAAAAAGagcgtattaaattaaaaacatcaaATGCGGAAGGGGGACACTTTCCGTTCCGTGGTAATTATATTGGCCTCAAGGATCATTGTGAAAGGATTGAAATACCGTCTGCCTACTCTCATTTACCTGCCTGTTTTTCAGAAGCCTCTCACCCTGAGATGACAATGCACTTTTCTCTAACTTCGGCTAACTGTAACTTTTCCTTGCAAGATTACGTACAGTTCAACTCTTTTTTTCCGGATTAAAATAATCTGCACTCTTGCAGAAACGAGGTATTTTTTATCCTGCCTTGCACAAAGAGTAATTATATCGAGTAGCTCTCAAGGATCATTGTGAAAGGAGATTGAAATTCTATCTGGCTATCTGTCTCTTTTCTGAGATTCTGTCACCTTGATGGCAGTGAATTTTACTGCATTATTTTAACGGCACACTGAATTAATAAAGACAGTGAATTTCTTCCTCAGAATTTTAGTGCCGATCTTTCTCCGtatgaaaaatgttatacTTATCGAAGGATGATATCTTtcatttattagaaaaagaaaattgtgaaaGGAGCATTGTGAAATTGCCCATCTGTCTCTTTCTTCGTACTCTCCCGATGATAATCGAGTTTCTCTCCAAAAGTAATTAACAAATCGGGGCAATTTAATTACAGATTTTCCTCCGGAATTTTAAACGAGCCAGATTTTCATGCTACTCGCTACAAAGTAGTTTTATCcaagaaatgaaatttatcaaacgagtaaaattttctttaatcagTAAAATACAAAgtagtgaattttttttagattttacatATTTGCGCAATTAAAATCATGTAATAGCAAGATACTTTCCATCCCGTTTTTCCCGAGACAATTTTGCCAGGATAGCCGACCAAGGATTACTGTGAAAGGCCCGAGACTCCACCTGCCTCTTTCGAAAGCCCCTCCGCGGGGAGCGGAGTTTCCTTTAACCGGTCATCCACAAAGTAGGGCGACCTGCCGCCGGTGACTCCAACGAGCAGCAAGATTTCAATGTCCGAAGGACAGCGCGCGCTCAGTAATGATAAACCGTGCTGCGctaatcataattataaattgatggagtagcttttaattatctgaaaaatatgGGATTGGTAAGCACGCAATGCTTGTTGTAAGCAATATTCTTTGGTGATTTAAAATACCGAATAATATATTGCTCTATAACAAAGGGATGAAATACAGGAGCTTGCGACGCTTATCATACCGTTATCTTATCATTATTCTCTTATCACTCGATAAGAAGCCGGTAAAAAAGACGCGATTCTCTCGATAAGACGTACTAACACAGTTACACACACGAAAACAAACGTACACACACAGAGTCGTTCGGTCGCACTTTCTTCGTCCCACTTTCTCCGTGTTGTTCGGGACGCATCGCCGGACTGACCATGCTCTTCGTGGTCTCACGAAAGAACCTTTCGCACTTCCTCAGCACCGCTATTCCATCTCGATTCCTCCGTCGTCGACCGGCGATGTTAAAGATAGAAAACGCGTGGACGAAATCCGAGAAAGTCGAGGGAATCGCATCCGcgtctttttcttttacattaaacTCGTCACTGTGTCCGAAGGATAACGATTCGAAAGGAAACTTGTTGCTGGCCAATTTGGGAAAGTCCCAACTGCAATGGCGATCGACATTACGATCGGCGTTCACTCGCTGCATTGGAATGCCCTTTAATCCTGCATACGTAGTTTTGTctctttgaataattttacagaatatCTCATAACTAagtaaatatagttttaataatagacttttttcagtaattttaagtatatagATTTTACAGTCAATCATTTATCACAATTTGATGGTTTGTAAAATCTCGATTTAAAACTCTGTCAAAGTAAAGTTTgcgtaaaatgtattaaacaatattaaacaatactGCTTTATTAACAACATCAAAATCAGCTATAAAATTAGCCAATTTgctcttaaaattaaaatcacattaaaacaaaataaagaaatattaaatcgtTTTCAAGCTTATTATAATCCTTCCATTTACGTTGCCATCGTGTTTATCAACCAAGTCATTAACACTGCtcgaataaagaaaagaaaaaggaaaaaagccATGTTGTAACACGGAGTTACTCATCCTGTGACAATGTAACCGTGGTTTACGGTACCACTCGATGTCATCTCGTTAATACTTattcgagaaagagaggagcTCGGTGTGCGCGGCATTTTTATTCTCATCCGATTGTGATGCGACTGACATTGATACGAATGCGCGGCGCCGATTATACGCGGCGGAGAGCGCGCCGCATTACAATGCGCCGCTGTCTTCGCTTCGAGTAGCGTGTGTCTTAaacgcgccgcggcgcggttATAGCGGTATTGAAGTCACTGCACCGTGAGAATACAGTTACTGCGCTATATTCTCATGAATAATCGCTACGATTACGACGAAGGGTGAGAAGAGGTGCGCGAAGTAAAACCGCTACTATTATGAAGATCGTCACGCTTACGACGCTCTCTGCGAAAGCACTTCGCCGCGTCTTCGCGATAGCTCATTGACTTGAAAACGATTGTTAGATCGAAAGCAGTCATTTGATTGCAATCTGTTTCCCGACGTTGAACCGCGCGGTACAACATCGTAAAGAGCGATGACGGCCTCTAAAACCATGTATAATCTTAATGATGACGGATTCTACCGAATCTTATTTAACTTCTTGTTACAAGAAAGAACTTCTCAAACCCCTCATTAGACTTTTTCGATTCGGCTTATTTCCCACCTTTTTATATATGCCGCGAATAAGAATCTAATCTTGTTTTTCACGAGCGACGTTAGAATTTGTCAGAAGGGTCGAACGGCATAACGAGATGCCATTAAGTTGCTAATGAGATACAATTCGCGAAAAGGAAGCAGGCACGCGCGGAACGAAAAAGCGCGGgcgcgcacacggtgcgtgtaattaaattcaattacaTTCGCGATGAGAGTTTTATCACTGCAGCAGTGCTCGGCCGCAGTCAAAGTAGATCTCTGAATTTTGCAAATCGCGAAATAGAACGTGCACACTCTCGCACGATGCACTTTCTATTTCTAGTATATATGCGCGCCTTTCGCGCCATATCAGATCGGCCGGCCGGTATCATAACGCTCTTCGTGCGACCGCGCGCTCGCCGTGACTTTCTATTCCAGGCATAACTCCGCCGCGGATCGATCATTCCTAATAAGAGAGGTCGAGAGTCGAGAGGATCGTTGGCGTGCAGTTGCCGCGAAATCGCGGCACAATTATTCGTCGCGGAGatgcgcggccgcggcgcggcggtcagGTGGAGAACGTCGCGAGATCCAGTTATTCGCTTTTCTTGCACGAGAATGCTATGGAAATGGTACGAGCAATGCGAGGATCAGTAATTATCCGATGAGGACAGTATGAGAAATTACATGTCTCGAAAGAATTCCTTAACAAACGCGGCCGCagtaatctctctctctctacctcaATTTTCTCTCCTTTAACCTTAATCTTtctcgaaaataaatttctttacaaCTTCCGTTTCTTGTATTtcagtaattatataattaaccaGGGAAGATATGTTGTAATATGGGTAACGcgaaagattataaaattccAAAGATATTTGTAAGCAAAATGAAGGTTGCGTGTAAGGAACAGTCGAAAATACGCGAAACGAAAACCCCGCGAGGAGGGTCACAGTCTACTTGGCGATATGAACTCGAAATCCAGGAAGGAATGCATATCAAGGTCGATCTCTCGGCGCGCGCGCATTTCCACCCACTGTTCTCTCTCATTATCGTTCGGTAAACCCGGGGCTAATTAGAACTCGAGCGTTAAAACAGCGAGCTCGCCGTTCGCGCTCGAAACGCGCACGCGGTCGCGAGGAATCGAAGCCGATTTGAACGGGATTTCAGTCGCGTTGTCAACCTTCCGTGACGAAGAGTCATTAATTGCCAGTGGGCTGAATTCTAATGTCGTAAATACTTCAATCGGGAATTCCAATTGTCGTAATTTTGACGATTTAAGACAGCAgcattagaatttttaaatatcattattatttagattattttttaaatataatatgtatacaaatatgtataaaaattatgtataaaaaccCAAGAACAAGAGGGAAAAAAGATATCAGAGAGATAGAAAAGTACTGTTATAGATTTTAACAATCTAAGAGCGcaagtttcaaaatttcatcacagattttcaaatttctaatttttaatttaggtTATAAATCcagtaacaaattattttacttataggGAGCCAATTGAGCGATAATACACCGCCCGTAATGTGGCTGGATCGAAACTGGAGACTTCCGGAGACCGAGCCGGTAGGAAACGTCATAACCAGAGTTCGCGCCGAGGACAACGAGCAGGACAAGTTGACTTACGGTCTGGAACCACACGATCATTATAATGAGAACAACAAGCTTCAGTCACCATTACCCTTCTTCATCGACAACAGAACCGGCATAGTTTTTCTCAACGAAACTCTCAAAGGAAGAGTGAGTACTTTCAGCAACTGTCAATTGTCAAAATCATcttacaagataaaaattttcgtgtttcaaataatttaaaataaataattttgatgaaaataaatataaaacaaaagaaacctCACAAttgtaatgatataatttaaagtatatttaGTGCCTTTAGTGgctgttaaataatttattaaatagattgtgcatatttttatattaactagCTAATTAAAGTCGTGcgaattatttaatgattatgAGAAGACTCaagttttaaatgttttaccgttgccttaaattttatattgtacagtagatatttactataaaaaaattgccaattaaatatatattctacattTCGATACATATCGTAGATAAGTACGCAAAAACTATAGAAATCAGACAAAATTGGGATTTGTTGGAAAAGTTATAAAGAGAGAACGTAATGTGTCTTCGATGTTGGACGAAGACACAGCGTGTCTACGTACGGTATTCGCGAATGCTCGGCTGTCGAGGCACTTGAATTACGCTTCTTGCTCATTCTTCTTTTCAGGCAGGCCAGAACCTGTTACTCTATGTGACCGTTTCTGACGGTCAGCTTACAGCGAAGACTGAGGTTTACGTCAACATCGAGAACGCATCGGCACCAAATCGAGGAAAGACAAGGTGCGTGATCACATACACGCAACACCCAAAAAAcaaacatacacacatacacatacgcaTGTTAGCATTTTTAATAGGTCGATGCGATCCATCGtgtgtattaaaaaaagaaaacgaacaTATGACACAGAACTTAAATGCTATGGATTCCGAAGAAGGTGGAATATATAGGAATATTCCAAagttatcaattaatttgcaTCAACAAAATTGATGCAAATTAACCGGAagttaaatttctaaaatgttCCGGACTTTTTTGGATAGATAAGCATAAGTATtgttctataataatataaagtatgtaaaagtgaaatatattaattcataatCGTGCTGACACTTTCGAGctttggaaataaattaatgacagAATTATTCTTTCGAAGTTATTTATGGACTTCGGTCGAATGATAACTATGAAATATGGTTTGGTAATATGCAAGATCTCAACTTTTTGTGTCTTGGTATATGCTGTACTTTTATTAcatcattttcaaataatcttTTGCGTCATGTATTCAGAATGTCATTAAATTTTGCTATctgcatttattaatatggGATTTCTCAATTTAAACAAAAGCCTTCAATAtctaagatttaaaaaattatttcttcgaaGAATAAAATTCACTGTAATAGCTAAATTCATTCTAAGCATAATTGATTCTAATTTGATAGAAATGTAATCtatcattgaaaaaaattcatataatcaatatttcaatGAAAACTATATTAAATTCAGTGAGCTTGCAAATTGGTACTTTGCTTAAAAATGGCAAGGCATAGCACGTGACCTTAAGGAGACTCAGCGGTGATTCGTTCTATTATTCATGCTCCACTTCGTTAACGATAACAGGcttgaataaaaattgcagaGTATAAGAAGTATTTGTTACAAAGAAATCGTGTTCTTGACGTAAAAACGTGCCAATTCAATCGACCATTCCAATcgacgaaatatttaatatctgtatgtgtaagagaattttatgtaaatattaagaaacaaaAGAACGTCGCTGAAAATTTTAACCCTGGAAAGTATATGTAATTGCTAAGTTAAAGATAGTTAATAAACATAGTTCTACtcgcaataaatttcattagcacctacacacacatacgcaaTCATAGatttttctgatttaaaaaattctttctgaattatctttttaacagGATACCATATCCAAACCAACATGGTTCCGGTGGCCGATTACGACCGCCCTTCCTCGGTCTACCAAATCTGCCGACCTTCCCCTCGCCTTTACCCCCTTTGCCGCCGAAACAGTATCATCCTGAAACCACGAAACTTGAGTTGGAGAGAACAAAACCAAAGGAGAACGACAATAGCGTTGGCGGCGGTACCGACAGTACCGTCAGTACTATCACCAAAGAAAGCGTCCAGATAAACGAAGTGGAAGGTCCTGCGTTGAGCTCGAAGGTCGCACCTTCCGCAGCACCGTCCTCGCAGGACATGGCCATGACGCTGGTACCGGTGGCGGCTGGATGCGCTCTTATTGTGGGTCTTGGTATGGGCGCCTGGTCCTTGAGAAACAGATTTTGCGGCAGTCGCAAATCCAAGGCGGACACGGTAATCGAAATAAGACTTATTTAGAAGAAGaagctatataaataaattatgactcattttatttcgcatttTGCAATTCTTGCCATCTCCTTATAAATAACACAAGACAGGTATTTAAGACAGAATGTGGTTTTCAGAAGGAACAGGCGTCAGTCAGCGTTTCTAATCTATCTGATGATCCTTCTCTCGTCCTGAAGAGGTGGCGAGGTCCAAAGGCTCACAGCAATCGTTACCAGCCGTGGGAGAAAGAATTTCAAGCAGGCATTCAAAGTAAACAGGAGGATAAGTGGGAATTTCCCAGGCACAGATTAAAGGTATGATcattattctatacttaatcattaattaaacacAAAGCCGATAATTAATTCCCGAGTATTGCTACATTGTCAAACGGCTAAGTAACATTAAGTAGccaattaaatgtaattgtttcataaattcataaatttattaattaaatcaatttcaattataGTTCTAAGTAACTGTTTGTTAATTAAcataagcaatttttttctaattaattattgctaGGTCTTTAACATCCTCGGCGAAGGTTGTTTCGGTCAGGTGTGGAAATGCGAGGCTCTAGATATCGATGGCAAATCTGGCCCGACGATCGTCGCGGTGAAGACACTGAAAGAGAATGCCACCGAGCGAGAACGATTGGATCTCGCGCAGGAGCTGCGCGTCATGAAGAATTTAGATCCTCATCCCAATGTAGTGCGGCTTCTGGGATGTTGCACCGAACGGGAACCTATGTTCGTCATTCTGGAGTACGTGAGTGGCGGTAAGCTGCAGAGTTTCCTCCGGGCCTCTAGAGAGGAGAGGAATCATGGAGGGGCAGGATTGACGTCCAGGGATCTTACCGGATTTGTGTATCAGGTAAGTGATCG is a window of Temnothorax longispinosus isolate EJ_2023e chromosome 1, Tlon_JGU_v1, whole genome shotgun sequence DNA encoding:
- the Cad96ca gene encoding tyrosine kinase receptor Cad96Ca, which gives rise to MSAWWPVVAATLCFWICAGSQLSDNTPPVMWLDRNWRLPETEPVGNVITRVRAEDNEQDKLTYGLEPHDHYNENNKLQSPLPFFIDNRTGIVFLNETLKGRAGQNLLLYVTVSDGQLTAKTEVYVNIENASAPNRGKTRIPYPNQHGSGGRLRPPFLGLPNLPTFPSPLPPLPPKQYHPETTKLELERTKPKENDNSVGGGTDSTVSTITKESVQINEVEGPALSSKVAPSAAPSSQDMAMTLVPVAAGCALIVGLGMGAWSLRNRFCGSRKSKADTKEQASVSVSNLSDDPSLVLKRWRGPKAHSNRYQPWEKEFQAGIQSKQEDKWEFPRHRLKVFNILGEGCFGQVWKCEALDIDGKSGPTIVAVKTLKENATERERLDLAQELRVMKNLDPHPNVVRLLGCCTEREPMFVILEYVSGGKLQSFLRASREERNHGGAGLTSRDLTGFVYQIAKGMEYLASKGIIHRDLAARNILIDENRACKVADFGFARDVAANQIYERKSEGRLPIRWMAPESLYDNIFSVKSDIWSFGVLIWEIVTLGSTPYPGLAAAEVMRKIKEGYRLDRPEHCKRELYNIMYYCWDKDPACRPSFAELVNLTEGLLLDETDYIELDRFPDHSYYNVLNLSGEKL